In Scophthalmus maximus strain ysfricsl-2021 chromosome 21, ASM2237912v1, whole genome shotgun sequence, one genomic interval encodes:
- the LOC118291420 gene encoding lethal(3)malignant brain tumor-like protein 4 isoform X3, with the protein MSACVVTFPYFRVVELSAVRGGSTHPSQSFPSKRNGFKVGMKLEGVDPLHPSMFCVLTVAEVIGGRLRLHIDGFSECYDFWVNADSADIRPAGWCQDHNHKLHPPKGHSETDFDWQVYLQSTGSHAAPPTLFTCLPAACGVGMGMKMEAVDRKNPGLVCVASVASVIEDRVRVHFDNWDDTYDYWCDSSSPYIHPIGWCEEQGRPLTAPQGHPNPENFLWDEYLQETGSSAAPRSWFTQRAPHGFQVNHRLEAVDKRNPLLIRVATVTDTEDFMVKVHYDGWSSQFDVWCDSDLCDLHPVGWCQRTGHPLEPPPGQTDGSKRERDTGPSPSQGECPTAGCRGVGHIKGPKYTGHHSAFGCPYSDINMRKEAGLPDRLGRESVVALHQPDRRHFQVKTEPREDSLPLPLGKRRRQTDRLPQPTKFLCVKPEEEELHLRGPESSLQAVLHHSVFLSAMSPQPGRDLSLCWEQHGKLLPGVEGVQRERVRHWTVQQVSDFVESLPGCEKQAIQFREEQIDGRAFLLLTQQDIVRIMSIKLGPAVKIYNSILMFKHAQVENQSHAEVGSQSNAEVGYQSHAEVGNQSHAEVGNQSHAEVGNQSHAEVGNQSHAEVGNQSHAEVTSQSHVEVGNQSHAEVGSQSQEPITS; encoded by the exons at GAGCGCATGCGTAGTGACCTTTCCGTACTTCCGTGTGGTGGAGCTGTCAGCAGTCCGAGGCGGATCAACACACCCG tcccAGTCCTTTCCCAGTAAGAGAAATGGTTTTAAAGTTGGGATGAAGCTGGAGGGCGTCGACCCGCTGCACCCGTCCATGTTCTGTGTGCTGACGGTCgcagag gtgATTGGCGGTCGGCTGCGTCTCCATATCGACGGGTTCTCTGAGTGCTATGACTTCTGGGTAAATGCTGACTCAGCAGACATCAGACCGGCGGGCTGGTGTCAAGACCACAACCACAAGCTCCACCCACCTAAAG gtcaCAGTGAGACAGACTTTGACTGGCAGGTCTACCTTCAGTCCACAGGCTCTCATGCTGCTCCGCCCACCTTGTTCACCTGTCTGCCTGCA gccTGTGGGGTGGGGATGGGGATGAAGATGGAGGCGGTCGACAGGAAGAACCCTGGACTCGTCTGCGTCGCCTCCGTCGCCTCCGTCATCGAAGATCGAGTCCGGGTTCACTTCGACAACTGGGACGACACGTATGACTActg gtgtgacagcagcagtcCTTACATCCATCCTATTGGCTGGTGTGAGGAGCAGGGACGACCTCTGACCGCCCCCCAGG gtCATCCGAACCCAGAGAACTTCCTGTGGGACGAATATCTGCAGGAAACTGGATCCAGCGCTGCTCCGAGGTCGTGGTTCACCCAG agagctCCACATGGTTTCCAGGTGAACCACAGGTTAGAAGCCGTGGACAAGAGGAACCCTTTGTTGATCCGAGTTGCCACGGTAACGGATACAGAAGACTTCATGGTGAAG GTTCATTACGATGGCTGGTCGTCACAGTTTGACGTCTGGTGTGACAGCGACCTCTGTGACCTGCATCCTGTCGGCTGGTGTCAACGCACTGGACACCCACTGGAACCGCCCCCAGGTCAGACAGACgggtcaaagagagagagagacacag gtccctccccctctcaggGGGAGTGTCCCACTGCAGGATGTCGAGGAGTTGGACACATCAAAGGACCCAAGTACACAGGACACCACag TGCGTTTGGTTGTCCATACTCGGACATTAATATGCGTAAGGAGGCGGGGCTTCCTGACAGGCTGGGACGAGAGAGCGTCGTCGCCCTGCATCAGCCAGACAG gagACATTTTCAGGTGAAGACGGAGCCAAGAGAAGATTCTCTGCCACTTCCACTGGgcaagagaagaagacagacagacag ATTGCCTCAGCCAACCAAATTCCTCTGTGTGAAaccggaagaggaggagcttcacCTGAGAGGACCAG AGTCCAGCCTGCAGGCCGTTCTCCACCATTCTGTCTTCCTGTCGGCCATGTCGCCTCAGCCGGGTCGAGACCTGTCGCTCTGCTGGGAGCAACACGGGAAACTGCTGCCGGGCGTCGAGGGagttcagagggagagagtgagacactGGACTGTCCAACAG gtgtcAGATTTCGTGGAGTCTCTCCCCGGCTGTGAGAAACAGGCGATACAGTTCAGAGAAGAG CAAATCGATGGGCGGGCCTTCCTTCTCCTCACCCAGCAGGACATTGTGAGGATCATGTCAATCAAACTCGGTCCCGCCGTCAAGATTTACAACTCCATCCTTATGTTCAAACACGCTCAGGTCGAGAACCAATCACACGCTGAGGTCGGGAGCCAATCAAATGCTGAAGTCGGGTACCAATCACATGCTGAGGTCGGGAACCAATCACACGCTGAGGTCGGGAACCAATCACATGCTGAGGTCGGGAACCAATCACACGCTGAGGTCGGGAACCAATCACACGCTGAGGTCGGGAACCAATCACATGCTGAGGTCACGAGCCAATCACACGTTGAGGTCGGGAACCAATCACACGCTGAGGTCGGGAGCCAATCACAGGAGCCAATCACAAGCTGA
- the LOC118291420 gene encoding lethal(3)malignant brain tumor-like protein 4 isoform X1 — MKNNVSSTQVSVKRRSWSWKIYLNEQEAEAAPSALFTQSQSFPSKRNGFKVGMKLEGVDPLHPSMFCVLTVAEVIGGRLRLHIDGFSECYDFWVNADSADIRPAGWCQDHNHKLHPPKGHSETDFDWQVYLQSTGSHAAPPTLFTCLPAACGVGMGMKMEAVDRKNPGLVCVASVASVIEDRVRVHFDNWDDTYDYWCDSSSPYIHPIGWCEEQGRPLTAPQGHPNPENFLWDEYLQETGSSAAPRSWFTQRAPHGFQVNHRLEAVDKRNPLLIRVATVTDTEDFMVKVHYDGWSSQFDVWCDSDLCDLHPVGWCQRTGHPLEPPPGQTDGSKRERDTGPSPSQGECPTAGCRGVGHIKGPKYTGHHSAFGCPYSDINMRKEAGLPDRLGRESVVALHQPDRRHFQVKTEPREDSLPLPLGKRRRQTDRLPQPTKFLCVKPEEEELHLRGPESSLQAVLHHSVFLSAMSPQPGRDLSLCWEQHGKLLPGVEGVQRERVRHWTVQQVSDFVESLPGCEKQAIQFREEQIDGRAFLLLTQQDIVRIMSIKLGPAVKIYNSILMFKHAQVENQSHAEVGSQSNAEVGYQSHAEVGNQSHAEVGNQSHAEVGNQSHAEVGNQSHAEVGNQSHAEVTSQSHVEVGNQSHAEVGSQSQEPITS, encoded by the exons ATGAAAAATAACGTCAGCAGCACtcaag tCAGTGTAAAGCGACGCTCCTGGTCTTGGAAGATCTACCTTAACGAACAGGAAGCTGAGGCTGCTCCTTCTGCTCTGttcacacag tcccAGTCCTTTCCCAGTAAGAGAAATGGTTTTAAAGTTGGGATGAAGCTGGAGGGCGTCGACCCGCTGCACCCGTCCATGTTCTGTGTGCTGACGGTCgcagag gtgATTGGCGGTCGGCTGCGTCTCCATATCGACGGGTTCTCTGAGTGCTATGACTTCTGGGTAAATGCTGACTCAGCAGACATCAGACCGGCGGGCTGGTGTCAAGACCACAACCACAAGCTCCACCCACCTAAAG gtcaCAGTGAGACAGACTTTGACTGGCAGGTCTACCTTCAGTCCACAGGCTCTCATGCTGCTCCGCCCACCTTGTTCACCTGTCTGCCTGCA gccTGTGGGGTGGGGATGGGGATGAAGATGGAGGCGGTCGACAGGAAGAACCCTGGACTCGTCTGCGTCGCCTCCGTCGCCTCCGTCATCGAAGATCGAGTCCGGGTTCACTTCGACAACTGGGACGACACGTATGACTActg gtgtgacagcagcagtcCTTACATCCATCCTATTGGCTGGTGTGAGGAGCAGGGACGACCTCTGACCGCCCCCCAGG gtCATCCGAACCCAGAGAACTTCCTGTGGGACGAATATCTGCAGGAAACTGGATCCAGCGCTGCTCCGAGGTCGTGGTTCACCCAG agagctCCACATGGTTTCCAGGTGAACCACAGGTTAGAAGCCGTGGACAAGAGGAACCCTTTGTTGATCCGAGTTGCCACGGTAACGGATACAGAAGACTTCATGGTGAAG GTTCATTACGATGGCTGGTCGTCACAGTTTGACGTCTGGTGTGACAGCGACCTCTGTGACCTGCATCCTGTCGGCTGGTGTCAACGCACTGGACACCCACTGGAACCGCCCCCAGGTCAGACAGACgggtcaaagagagagagagacacag gtccctccccctctcaggGGGAGTGTCCCACTGCAGGATGTCGAGGAGTTGGACACATCAAAGGACCCAAGTACACAGGACACCACag TGCGTTTGGTTGTCCATACTCGGACATTAATATGCGTAAGGAGGCGGGGCTTCCTGACAGGCTGGGACGAGAGAGCGTCGTCGCCCTGCATCAGCCAGACAG gagACATTTTCAGGTGAAGACGGAGCCAAGAGAAGATTCTCTGCCACTTCCACTGGgcaagagaagaagacagacagacag ATTGCCTCAGCCAACCAAATTCCTCTGTGTGAAaccggaagaggaggagcttcacCTGAGAGGACCAG AGTCCAGCCTGCAGGCCGTTCTCCACCATTCTGTCTTCCTGTCGGCCATGTCGCCTCAGCCGGGTCGAGACCTGTCGCTCTGCTGGGAGCAACACGGGAAACTGCTGCCGGGCGTCGAGGGagttcagagggagagagtgagacactGGACTGTCCAACAG gtgtcAGATTTCGTGGAGTCTCTCCCCGGCTGTGAGAAACAGGCGATACAGTTCAGAGAAGAG CAAATCGATGGGCGGGCCTTCCTTCTCCTCACCCAGCAGGACATTGTGAGGATCATGTCAATCAAACTCGGTCCCGCCGTCAAGATTTACAACTCCATCCTTATGTTCAAACACGCTCAGGTCGAGAACCAATCACACGCTGAGGTCGGGAGCCAATCAAATGCTGAAGTCGGGTACCAATCACATGCTGAGGTCGGGAACCAATCACACGCTGAGGTCGGGAACCAATCACATGCTGAGGTCGGGAACCAATCACACGCTGAGGTCGGGAACCAATCACACGCTGAGGTCGGGAACCAATCACATGCTGAGGTCACGAGCCAATCACACGTTGAGGTCGGGAACCAATCACACGCTGAGGTCGGGAGCCAATCACAGGAGCCAATCACAAGCTGA
- the LOC118291420 gene encoding lethal(3)malignant brain tumor-like protein 4 isoform X2 yields MKNNVSSTQVSVKRRSWSWKIYLNEQEAEAAPSALFTQSQSFPSKRNGFKVGMKLEGVDPLHPSMFCVLTVAEVIGGRLRLHIDGFSECYDFWVNADSADIRPAGWCQDHNHKLHPPKGHSETDFDWQVYLQSTGSHAAPPTLFTCLPAACGVGMGMKMEAVDRKNPGLVCVASVASVIEDRVRVHFDNWDDTYDYWCDSSSPYIHPIGWCEEQGRPLTAPQGHPNPENFLWDEYLQETGSSAAPRSWFTQRAPHGFQVNHRLEAVDKRNPLLIRVATVTDTEDFMVKVHYDGWSSQFDVWCDSDLCDLHPVGWCQRTGHPLEPPPGPSPSQGECPTAGCRGVGHIKGPKYTGHHSAFGCPYSDINMRKEAGLPDRLGRESVVALHQPDRRHFQVKTEPREDSLPLPLGKRRRQTDRLPQPTKFLCVKPEEEELHLRGPESSLQAVLHHSVFLSAMSPQPGRDLSLCWEQHGKLLPGVEGVQRERVRHWTVQQVSDFVESLPGCEKQAIQFREEQIDGRAFLLLTQQDIVRIMSIKLGPAVKIYNSILMFKHAQVENQSHAEVGSQSNAEVGYQSHAEVGNQSHAEVGNQSHAEVGNQSHAEVGNQSHAEVGNQSHAEVTSQSHVEVGNQSHAEVGSQSQEPITS; encoded by the exons ATGAAAAATAACGTCAGCAGCACtcaag tCAGTGTAAAGCGACGCTCCTGGTCTTGGAAGATCTACCTTAACGAACAGGAAGCTGAGGCTGCTCCTTCTGCTCTGttcacacag tcccAGTCCTTTCCCAGTAAGAGAAATGGTTTTAAAGTTGGGATGAAGCTGGAGGGCGTCGACCCGCTGCACCCGTCCATGTTCTGTGTGCTGACGGTCgcagag gtgATTGGCGGTCGGCTGCGTCTCCATATCGACGGGTTCTCTGAGTGCTATGACTTCTGGGTAAATGCTGACTCAGCAGACATCAGACCGGCGGGCTGGTGTCAAGACCACAACCACAAGCTCCACCCACCTAAAG gtcaCAGTGAGACAGACTTTGACTGGCAGGTCTACCTTCAGTCCACAGGCTCTCATGCTGCTCCGCCCACCTTGTTCACCTGTCTGCCTGCA gccTGTGGGGTGGGGATGGGGATGAAGATGGAGGCGGTCGACAGGAAGAACCCTGGACTCGTCTGCGTCGCCTCCGTCGCCTCCGTCATCGAAGATCGAGTCCGGGTTCACTTCGACAACTGGGACGACACGTATGACTActg gtgtgacagcagcagtcCTTACATCCATCCTATTGGCTGGTGTGAGGAGCAGGGACGACCTCTGACCGCCCCCCAGG gtCATCCGAACCCAGAGAACTTCCTGTGGGACGAATATCTGCAGGAAACTGGATCCAGCGCTGCTCCGAGGTCGTGGTTCACCCAG agagctCCACATGGTTTCCAGGTGAACCACAGGTTAGAAGCCGTGGACAAGAGGAACCCTTTGTTGATCCGAGTTGCCACGGTAACGGATACAGAAGACTTCATGGTGAAG GTTCATTACGATGGCTGGTCGTCACAGTTTGACGTCTGGTGTGACAGCGACCTCTGTGACCTGCATCCTGTCGGCTGGTGTCAACGCACTGGACACCCACTGGAACCGCCCCCAG gtccctccccctctcaggGGGAGTGTCCCACTGCAGGATGTCGAGGAGTTGGACACATCAAAGGACCCAAGTACACAGGACACCACag TGCGTTTGGTTGTCCATACTCGGACATTAATATGCGTAAGGAGGCGGGGCTTCCTGACAGGCTGGGACGAGAGAGCGTCGTCGCCCTGCATCAGCCAGACAG gagACATTTTCAGGTGAAGACGGAGCCAAGAGAAGATTCTCTGCCACTTCCACTGGgcaagagaagaagacagacagacag ATTGCCTCAGCCAACCAAATTCCTCTGTGTGAAaccggaagaggaggagcttcacCTGAGAGGACCAG AGTCCAGCCTGCAGGCCGTTCTCCACCATTCTGTCTTCCTGTCGGCCATGTCGCCTCAGCCGGGTCGAGACCTGTCGCTCTGCTGGGAGCAACACGGGAAACTGCTGCCGGGCGTCGAGGGagttcagagggagagagtgagacactGGACTGTCCAACAG gtgtcAGATTTCGTGGAGTCTCTCCCCGGCTGTGAGAAACAGGCGATACAGTTCAGAGAAGAG CAAATCGATGGGCGGGCCTTCCTTCTCCTCACCCAGCAGGACATTGTGAGGATCATGTCAATCAAACTCGGTCCCGCCGTCAAGATTTACAACTCCATCCTTATGTTCAAACACGCTCAGGTCGAGAACCAATCACACGCTGAGGTCGGGAGCCAATCAAATGCTGAAGTCGGGTACCAATCACATGCTGAGGTCGGGAACCAATCACACGCTGAGGTCGGGAACCAATCACATGCTGAGGTCGGGAACCAATCACACGCTGAGGTCGGGAACCAATCACACGCTGAGGTCGGGAACCAATCACATGCTGAGGTCACGAGCCAATCACACGTTGAGGTCGGGAACCAATCACACGCTGAGGTCGGGAGCCAATCACAGGAGCCAATCACAAGCTGA
- the LOC118291420 gene encoding lethal(3)malignant brain tumor-like protein 4 isoform X4, protein MKLEGVDPLHPSMFCVLTVAEVIGGRLRLHIDGFSECYDFWVNADSADIRPAGWCQDHNHKLHPPKGHSETDFDWQVYLQSTGSHAAPPTLFTCLPAACGVGMGMKMEAVDRKNPGLVCVASVASVIEDRVRVHFDNWDDTYDYWCDSSSPYIHPIGWCEEQGRPLTAPQGHPNPENFLWDEYLQETGSSAAPRSWFTQRAPHGFQVNHRLEAVDKRNPLLIRVATVTDTEDFMVKVHYDGWSSQFDVWCDSDLCDLHPVGWCQRTGHPLEPPPGQTDGSKRERDTGPSPSQGECPTAGCRGVGHIKGPKYTGHHSAFGCPYSDINMRKEAGLPDRLGRESVVALHQPDRRHFQVKTEPREDSLPLPLGKRRRQTDRLPQPTKFLCVKPEEEELHLRGPESSLQAVLHHSVFLSAMSPQPGRDLSLCWEQHGKLLPGVEGVQRERVRHWTVQQVSDFVESLPGCEKQAIQFREEQIDGRAFLLLTQQDIVRIMSIKLGPAVKIYNSILMFKHAQVENQSHAEVGSQSNAEVGYQSHAEVGNQSHAEVGNQSHAEVGNQSHAEVGNQSHAEVGNQSHAEVTSQSHVEVGNQSHAEVGSQSQEPITS, encoded by the exons ATGAAGCTGGAGGGCGTCGACCCGCTGCACCCGTCCATGTTCTGTGTGCTGACGGTCgcagag gtgATTGGCGGTCGGCTGCGTCTCCATATCGACGGGTTCTCTGAGTGCTATGACTTCTGGGTAAATGCTGACTCAGCAGACATCAGACCGGCGGGCTGGTGTCAAGACCACAACCACAAGCTCCACCCACCTAAAG gtcaCAGTGAGACAGACTTTGACTGGCAGGTCTACCTTCAGTCCACAGGCTCTCATGCTGCTCCGCCCACCTTGTTCACCTGTCTGCCTGCA gccTGTGGGGTGGGGATGGGGATGAAGATGGAGGCGGTCGACAGGAAGAACCCTGGACTCGTCTGCGTCGCCTCCGTCGCCTCCGTCATCGAAGATCGAGTCCGGGTTCACTTCGACAACTGGGACGACACGTATGACTActg gtgtgacagcagcagtcCTTACATCCATCCTATTGGCTGGTGTGAGGAGCAGGGACGACCTCTGACCGCCCCCCAGG gtCATCCGAACCCAGAGAACTTCCTGTGGGACGAATATCTGCAGGAAACTGGATCCAGCGCTGCTCCGAGGTCGTGGTTCACCCAG agagctCCACATGGTTTCCAGGTGAACCACAGGTTAGAAGCCGTGGACAAGAGGAACCCTTTGTTGATCCGAGTTGCCACGGTAACGGATACAGAAGACTTCATGGTGAAG GTTCATTACGATGGCTGGTCGTCACAGTTTGACGTCTGGTGTGACAGCGACCTCTGTGACCTGCATCCTGTCGGCTGGTGTCAACGCACTGGACACCCACTGGAACCGCCCCCAGGTCAGACAGACgggtcaaagagagagagagacacag gtccctccccctctcaggGGGAGTGTCCCACTGCAGGATGTCGAGGAGTTGGACACATCAAAGGACCCAAGTACACAGGACACCACag TGCGTTTGGTTGTCCATACTCGGACATTAATATGCGTAAGGAGGCGGGGCTTCCTGACAGGCTGGGACGAGAGAGCGTCGTCGCCCTGCATCAGCCAGACAG gagACATTTTCAGGTGAAGACGGAGCCAAGAGAAGATTCTCTGCCACTTCCACTGGgcaagagaagaagacagacagacag ATTGCCTCAGCCAACCAAATTCCTCTGTGTGAAaccggaagaggaggagcttcacCTGAGAGGACCAG AGTCCAGCCTGCAGGCCGTTCTCCACCATTCTGTCTTCCTGTCGGCCATGTCGCCTCAGCCGGGTCGAGACCTGTCGCTCTGCTGGGAGCAACACGGGAAACTGCTGCCGGGCGTCGAGGGagttcagagggagagagtgagacactGGACTGTCCAACAG gtgtcAGATTTCGTGGAGTCTCTCCCCGGCTGTGAGAAACAGGCGATACAGTTCAGAGAAGAG CAAATCGATGGGCGGGCCTTCCTTCTCCTCACCCAGCAGGACATTGTGAGGATCATGTCAATCAAACTCGGTCCCGCCGTCAAGATTTACAACTCCATCCTTATGTTCAAACACGCTCAGGTCGAGAACCAATCACACGCTGAGGTCGGGAGCCAATCAAATGCTGAAGTCGGGTACCAATCACATGCTGAGGTCGGGAACCAATCACACGCTGAGGTCGGGAACCAATCACATGCTGAGGTCGGGAACCAATCACACGCTGAGGTCGGGAACCAATCACACGCTGAGGTCGGGAACCAATCACATGCTGAGGTCACGAGCCAATCACACGTTGAGGTCGGGAACCAATCACACGCTGAGGTCGGGAGCCAATCACAGGAGCCAATCACAAGCTGA
- the LOC118291420 gene encoding lethal(3)malignant brain tumor-like protein 4 isoform X5 has translation MLTQQTSDRRAGVKTTTTSSTHLKACGVGMGMKMEAVDRKNPGLVCVASVASVIEDRVRVHFDNWDDTYDYWCDSSSPYIHPIGWCEEQGRPLTAPQGHPNPENFLWDEYLQETGSSAAPRSWFTQRAPHGFQVNHRLEAVDKRNPLLIRVATVTDTEDFMVKVHYDGWSSQFDVWCDSDLCDLHPVGWCQRTGHPLEPPPGQTDGSKRERDTGPSPSQGECPTAGCRGVGHIKGPKYTGHHSAFGCPYSDINMRKEAGLPDRLGRESVVALHQPDRRHFQVKTEPREDSLPLPLGKRRRQTDRLPQPTKFLCVKPEEEELHLRGPESSLQAVLHHSVFLSAMSPQPGRDLSLCWEQHGKLLPGVEGVQRERVRHWTVQQVSDFVESLPGCEKQAIQFREEQIDGRAFLLLTQQDIVRIMSIKLGPAVKIYNSILMFKHAQVENQSHAEVGSQSNAEVGYQSHAEVGNQSHAEVGNQSHAEVGNQSHAEVGNQSHAEVGNQSHAEVTSQSHVEVGNQSHAEVGSQSQEPITS, from the exons ATGCTGACTCAGCAGACATCAGACCGGCGGGCTGGTGTCAAGACCACAACCACAAGCTCCACCCACCTAAAG gccTGTGGGGTGGGGATGGGGATGAAGATGGAGGCGGTCGACAGGAAGAACCCTGGACTCGTCTGCGTCGCCTCCGTCGCCTCCGTCATCGAAGATCGAGTCCGGGTTCACTTCGACAACTGGGACGACACGTATGACTActg gtgtgacagcagcagtcCTTACATCCATCCTATTGGCTGGTGTGAGGAGCAGGGACGACCTCTGACCGCCCCCCAGG gtCATCCGAACCCAGAGAACTTCCTGTGGGACGAATATCTGCAGGAAACTGGATCCAGCGCTGCTCCGAGGTCGTGGTTCACCCAG agagctCCACATGGTTTCCAGGTGAACCACAGGTTAGAAGCCGTGGACAAGAGGAACCCTTTGTTGATCCGAGTTGCCACGGTAACGGATACAGAAGACTTCATGGTGAAG GTTCATTACGATGGCTGGTCGTCACAGTTTGACGTCTGGTGTGACAGCGACCTCTGTGACCTGCATCCTGTCGGCTGGTGTCAACGCACTGGACACCCACTGGAACCGCCCCCAGGTCAGACAGACgggtcaaagagagagagagacacag gtccctccccctctcaggGGGAGTGTCCCACTGCAGGATGTCGAGGAGTTGGACACATCAAAGGACCCAAGTACACAGGACACCACag TGCGTTTGGTTGTCCATACTCGGACATTAATATGCGTAAGGAGGCGGGGCTTCCTGACAGGCTGGGACGAGAGAGCGTCGTCGCCCTGCATCAGCCAGACAG gagACATTTTCAGGTGAAGACGGAGCCAAGAGAAGATTCTCTGCCACTTCCACTGGgcaagagaagaagacagacagacag ATTGCCTCAGCCAACCAAATTCCTCTGTGTGAAaccggaagaggaggagcttcacCTGAGAGGACCAG AGTCCAGCCTGCAGGCCGTTCTCCACCATTCTGTCTTCCTGTCGGCCATGTCGCCTCAGCCGGGTCGAGACCTGTCGCTCTGCTGGGAGCAACACGGGAAACTGCTGCCGGGCGTCGAGGGagttcagagggagagagtgagacactGGACTGTCCAACAG gtgtcAGATTTCGTGGAGTCTCTCCCCGGCTGTGAGAAACAGGCGATACAGTTCAGAGAAGAG CAAATCGATGGGCGGGCCTTCCTTCTCCTCACCCAGCAGGACATTGTGAGGATCATGTCAATCAAACTCGGTCCCGCCGTCAAGATTTACAACTCCATCCTTATGTTCAAACACGCTCAGGTCGAGAACCAATCACACGCTGAGGTCGGGAGCCAATCAAATGCTGAAGTCGGGTACCAATCACATGCTGAGGTCGGGAACCAATCACACGCTGAGGTCGGGAACCAATCACATGCTGAGGTCGGGAACCAATCACACGCTGAGGTCGGGAACCAATCACACGCTGAGGTCGGGAACCAATCACATGCTGAGGTCACGAGCCAATCACACGTTGAGGTCGGGAACCAATCACACGCTGAGGTCGGGAGCCAATCACAGGAGCCAATCACAAGCTGA